The following is a genomic window from Theobroma cacao cultivar B97-61/B2 chromosome 10, Criollo_cocoa_genome_V2, whole genome shotgun sequence.
TTCTCCATGCATGTATTATTATATGGTTGGTGcataatataaaattgcaTCGATTcccaaaatattattataaattttaagacAAATTGGGCTGATCAAACATAAATATCACTAACAAACTACACAATCGTTGCTTAATTATTTAGTGTTTTCTTCCTAACACGATTCAGGTTCTATAGTCACTGaaatctttgttttctttctttccttttttgttcttctccGGGCAGCAAAAGTTTAAGAATTTCGCTGAAGAATTGGACGTCTTCACTAGATTTGGTTAGAGTAAAGGCCCAAACCAATCTCGAAGGTTTAATGCAGCTTAGCCCAAGTTATTTTGAGCCCAAAGCCCATTTAAGTATCCATCAAACAGTCTCCATTTGGGATGGAGGAAGCCAGGTAGAAGGGCCTGAGTTTAACTACCAACTTGACCAAGACTTTTCCAGTCTCCTGTGGTAGGCGGCCGTTAGACCCATTCGGCAGAGCGAAGACAAAGTTTATTTGACGCTTACATAAACTTTGCTACTCGGGAGTCAAATTCCAAAGCCCTAGGATCGCATCTAGATcacttgttttcttgcttacAGAAACgagaagaaaggagagatGGAGCCGCTTCAGCATTTTAGCCATGAACATCCACTGATTTTCAGTGAAGAGCAAAGCCATGAAAGTGAGGAGCAGGCTTATTGCTCAGGATGTGGGGAGCTGGTGTCGGGTCCAAGCTTCAGCTGTGTGGAGTGTGGGTTTTACCTCGACAAGAAGTGCGCCGAGGCACCTTCACAGCTGAATCACCCCTTTCATCGTAACCACAGCCTTAATCTTCTAGCAAGCTCGCCATATGATGCAAGTCTGTCTATTATTTGTGATTTCTGTGGCGAAATATGTGACAGGTTTGTTTATCATTGTTCTTGTGAATTAGACCTTCATATCAAATGTGCTTTGTTTTCATATAACATTGCTGAAAAAAGAATTGGAgagattcaacaaa
Proteins encoded in this region:
- the LOC108663693 gene encoding uncharacterized protein LOC108663693, translated to MEPLQHFSHEHPLIFSEEQSHESEEQAYCSGCGELVSGPSFSCVECGFYLDKKCAEAPSQLNHPFHRNHSLNLLASSPYDASLSIICDFCGEICDRNNRRES